The Pieris brassicae chromosome 6, ilPieBrab1.1, whole genome shotgun sequence genome window below encodes:
- the LOC123711435 gene encoding facilitated trehalose transporter Tret1-2 homolog codes for MSSNGKGSPFLKQCFVTATICCNIIGQGAAFGYLAVLLPTLKSKDTEIPLTKTEESWIAGMLPLSMIPGFFLATPLMDRYGRKATHIILIIPALVGWFTLTIASSVAEVIIARVLQGVSGGMLNTLRSVLIGEYTSPKNRGAFLTTISFSQAFGIFFVHLIGSCFSWQITAFISVFLPFVSLLMTIYAPESPSWLLARGRIDECKEVFRWLRGNEEDEELEDMIQARLAFEKYEATTYHNRNKIVDIIHTIKKKEFYKPIIIMAHLNIILQFSGGTTMAAFAPSIIGKLMPQGDVAFWMVFLDTQRLIGNFLAVYIMNKVKRRTMMFSTAGLCVISHIAIATYVLCGLMGWNYSSVWLPALLINIQYFTVAVGMVPLPNIIGGEVFPLEYRSIGGSISLATGGIFTFVVLLTFLQLIDNLGLHGTYYLYSVILIVNITVVWLLLPETKGKTLQQIEDEFRGKPLRLDEIEARLSLQSNPIEIYKRRVSEQRFNSTLTL; via the exons atgtcaaGCAATGGGAAAGGATCGCcgtttttaaaacaa TGTTTTGTAACAGCGACGATTTGTTGCAATATAATTGGGCAAGGTGCTGCTTTTGGTTATTTAGCAGTTCTGCTTCCAACGCTTAAATCTAAGGACACTGAAATACCACTAACAAAGACTGAAGAATCATGGATCG CTGGTATGCTACCCCTAAGCATGATCCCGGGGTTCTTTTTAGCTACGCCATTAATGGACCGGTATGGACGTAAGGCAACTCatattattctaattataCCAGCATTGGTTGGATGGTTCACGCTTACCATTGCTTCTAGTGTTGCT GAAGTTATCATCGCAAGAGTACTCCAAGGAGTCTCAGGGGGAATGCTCAATACTCTTCGATCTGTCCTTATTGGTGAATACACTAGCCCCAAAAACCGTGGAGCATTCTTAACCACGATTTCATTTTCACAAGCATTCGGCATATTCTTCGTACATTTAATAGGGTCCTGCTTCAGCTGGCAAATTACTGCTTTTATATCAGTCTTCCTTCCGTTTGTGAGTTTACTGATGACCATATACGCACCAGAGTCTCCCAGTTGGCTCCTAGCGAGAGGACGTATTGATGAATGCAAAGAGGTGTTTCGATGGCTCAGAGGAAATGAAGAAGATGAAGAACTAGAAGACATGATTCAAGCAAGATTGGCTTTTGAGAAATACGAAGCAACCACATAtcataatagaaataaaatcgtCGATATAATTCACactataaaaaagaaagagttctataaaccaataattataatggcccatttgaatattattttacaattctcCGGAGGAACGACTATGGCAGCTTTTGCGCCTTCGATAATTGGTAAATTGATGCCACAAGGCGATGTGGCATTTTGGATGGTTTTCTTGGATACACAGCGGTTAATAGGCAATTTCTTGGCCGTTTACATTATGAACAAAGTGAAGCGACGAACGATGATGTTTTCTACTGCTGGATTGTGTGTGATAAGTCATATTGCTATTGCCACTTACGTTCTCTGCGGGCTGATGGGCTGGAATTACAGCTCCGTGTGGTTACCAGCGCTTTTGAtcaatatacagtattttacTGTGGCAGTGGGCATGGTACCCCTACCGAACATAATAGGTGGAGAAGTATTTCCATTAGAATACAGAAGTATAGGTGGATCGATAAGTTTAGCAACTGGTGGAATTTTCACGTTTGTCGTACTCTTAACGTTTCTACAGCTCATAGATAATTTGGGCTTGCATGGCACTTACTATCTGTACTCGGTAATTTTGATAGTAAACATTACTGTAGTGTGGTTGTTGCTTCCTGAAACGAAAGGGAAGACATTGCAACAAATAGAAGACGAATTTCGAGGTAAACCTCTAAGATTGGACGAAATTGAAGCACGACTGTCGTTGCAGTCCAACCCGATAGAAATCTATAAAAGGAGAGTGTCAGAACAGAGATTTAATTCGACACTTACATTATAG